AGACCTTTGATGACGATTTTTGTAAATGCCGAAGAAACAGCGATTTTAAGTGCGGGAGTGGAATATTTGCGAATAGAAGGCGCTTTTTACTGTGGTATCGGATGCCTGTTTTTGCTTTACGGATATTATCGTGCAGTGAAAAAGCCGGGAATGTCATTGATACTTACAGTGATTTCTCTTGGCACAAGAGTGGTTCTGGCTTATGTACTGTCTGCAATTCCTCAAATTGGAGTAACAGGAATTTGGTGGTCCGTACCCGTTGGATGGGGATTGGCTGATTTGGCAGGATTTTTATATTATAAAAGATTAGGGAAAGTTTAAGAACATTACTATTGCCCGAATTGATAATAGAAAAGATAGGAAGGGAAATTATGGAGACAAATCGTTTGGCAGTGGGGATTTTAGCTCACGTAGATGCGGGAAAGACAACTCTTGCAGAGGCAATTTTATATCATACAGGGAGTATTCGGAAGGTGGGGCGTGTAGACCATCAGGATGCGTTTTTAGATACGTATGCTTTGGAAAAGGAGAGAGGAATTACTATTTTTTCCAAGCAGGCAGGCTTTCAATTAAAGGAGAAGGAAATTGCTCTTTTAGATACGCCGGGACATGTGGATTTTTCGGCAGAAATGGAAAGAACTCTGCAAGTGCTGGACTATGCCGTTTTGGTAGTCAGCGGCGCTGACGGGGTACAGGGGCATGTACAGACTTTATGGAAGTTATTAAAGGAGTATGAAATTCCTGTATTTCTGTTTATCAACAAAATGGATCAGGAGGGCACAGACAGGGGAAAATTGCTTTTTGAAGTGCAAAACAGATTGGATAAGGGCTGTGTTGACTTTACTTTTGCCAAGGAAAACAGTTCGGAATTTTTGGAGGAGTTGGCAGTTTGTGATGAGCACGTTCTTGAGAAATATTTGGAACAGGGAGAAGTATCCACAGCAGATATTCAAGAAATGATAAGAAAACGACAGGTTTTTCCCTGTTATTTTGGATCGGCTTTAAAGCTTCAGGGTATTCAGGAGTTCTTAGAAGGGTTAGACGTATACACCAAATGTCCGGAGTACGGAGAAGCTTTTGCGGCAAGGGTGTTTAAAATTTCAAGAGATGAAAAAGGGAACAGACTGACGCATTTAAAGGTGACAGGGGGAACTTTAAAAGTAAAACAGATAGTCCAAGGAAAGGACTGGGAGGAGAAAGCAAACCAAATCCGTGTGTATGACGGTGCAGGCTTTTCTGCTGTAAATGAGGCCTTAGCGGGAAGCGTATGTGCGGTAACCGGACTTTCTCGTACTTTTGCAGGAGAATGTCTGGGAGAAGAGCAGATGGGAAAAGAGCCTGTTTTAACACCTGTGCTGACCTATGAAATTCAGCTTCCACAAGGCTGCGATGTGCACAATATGCTGAAAAATCTTCGTGAGTTGGAGGAGGAAGAACCATTACTGCATATTTTATGGAATGAACAGTTAGGAGAAATCCATGTACAGGTTATGGGAGAAGTGCAGATTGAAATTTTAAAAAGCATGATACAGGAGCGTTTTGGCGTTTCTGTGGAATTTGGCTCAGGAAATATTGTGTATAAAGAAACCATTGAAAATAAAGTAGAAGGAATTGGACATTTTGAGCCTTTGCGTCATTACGCAGAGGTACATCTGCTGTTAGAACCCTTAGAGCGTGGCATGGGGCTGGAATTTGCCTCAGGTTGCAGTGAGGATATGTTGGATAGGAATTGGCAGAGATTGGTGCTTACTCATTTGGAGGAAAAAGCTCACAGAGGCGTGCTTACCGGCTCTGAAATTACCGATATGAAAATTACCTTGATTGCAGGAAAAGCCCATACAAAGCATACGGAAGGCGGGGATTTCAGACAGGCAACTTATCGTGCGGTGCGTCAGGGGTTAAAAAAAGCAAACAGTATCCTGCTGGAGCCAGTGTATGAATATCGTCTGGAAGTGCCGCAGGATATGATTGGCAGAGCTATGACAGACATTCAGAAAATGTATGGAAGCTTTGACTCACCAAAGACAGAGGGAGAAATGTGTGTCCTTACAGGGGAAGCTCCTGTGGTAACCATGCGGGGCTATCAAAGAGAAGTGATTTCCTATACAAGGGGAACGGGAAGGCTGTTTTGTTCTTTAAAAGGATATGAGACTTGTCATAATACAGAAGAAGTGCTTGCCGAGATGAATTATAACTCCGAAAATGATTTGGAAAATCCAACAGGTTCTGTATTTTGTTCCCACGGCGCAGGCTTTCATGTAAGTTGGGATAAGGTAGACGAGTATGCCCATATTGATACGGGATGGGTGAAGGCGAAGAAAAAAAACACAGAAGAAGTTCCACGGACAAGCTTTTCTCAAATTCGATTAGATGAACAGGAGCTGGAAGAAATTTTTACCAGAACTTATGGTCCGATTAAGCGGGAAAGAAACGGATTTCAAAAAACTTCCCGTACAGTTACGGCAAAAGCAGGAGAGTCAAGACCGGTAAAAAAACAGCCGGAGAAGGAATATCTTCTGGTAGACGGCTATAATATTATTTTTGCATGGGAAGATTTAAACGAACTGGCAAAAGTAAATATTGAAGCAGCAAGAAGCAAATTGATGGATATTCTCTGCAATTATCAAGGATATAAGAAATGCACGCTCATTCTGGTGTTCGATGCCTATAAGGTAGAGGGAAATCAAGGCTCCATACAGAAATACCATAATATCCATGTGGTATATACAAAAGAGGCAGAAACAGCAGACCAATATATTGAAAAGACGGTTCATGAAATCGGACGAAAATACCATGTGACTGTTGCAACTTCCGATGCCATGGAGCAGGTGATTATTCTGGGACAGGGAGCTTCCAGAATGTCAGCAAAAAATCTGTTGGAGGAAATAGGATATATGAAAGAGGAAATTCGAGAATTTTATATTGAAAAGCAGAAAAAAAGCGGAACGTATCTTTTTGATAATCTTCCGGAAGAATGGACAGAATTTATGGAAGACGTGCGTTTGGGAAGAAAAAAATTCGAATAGTGAAAAAACAGTAGTATTTTTGTCCAGTTAGTATTATACTATAAATAACAGCGAAGAAAATCTGTAAATACACATAAAGGGGGTTTCCAAAATGGAATCACTGAAATTAAGAGAGAATTTTTATTGGACAGGGATTGTAGATGACAATTTGCGTGTGTTTGACATTATTATGTATACAGAATTTGGGACAACTTACAATTCTTATGTCATGAAGGCAGGAGACAAGACCGTTTTATTTGAGACAGCAAAGGCAAAATTTTTTGATGAATATTTAGAAAAACTGAAAGAGCTTACCGATGTAACGAAAATTGATTATCTGGTAGTCAGCCATACAGAGCCGGACCATGCAGGAAGTGTGGAAAAGCTTCTGGAAATCAATCCGGGAATGAAAATTATTGCAACAGGCTGTGCAGTAAACTTTTTGAAAGAAATCGTAAACGGTGAATTTACCGCTATCGTGGTAAAAGACAATCAGGAAATGAAAATCGGCGATAAGACACTGAAATTCCTTGTTGTGCCAAACCTTCACTGGCCTGACACCATGTATACTTACATTGAAGAGGAGCAGATTTTAGTAACCTGTGACTCTTTCGGTTCTCATTATGGCTTCCATGATATTCTGGTAAGTAAAGTTACAGACCACGAAGGCTACATGAGAGCTACAAAATATTATTTCGATAATATTATCGGACCTTTCAAGCCATATATGAAAAAAGCACTGGACAGAGTGCGCAAGCTGGATATTTCTATGATTTGTACAGGTCATGGACCTGTTCTGGATGCAAGAATTGATTTTATGCTGGATACTTATGAAGAATGGTGTACCGTAGTTAATCCAAATCCGAGAAAAACAGTAATTATTCCCTATGTAAGCGCTTATGGCTATACAAAACAGCTGGCAGAAACCATTGCCAAGGGTATCGAGGAGAGCGGTGATATTGATGTGCGCTGCTACGATATGGTAGAGGCTGAACAGGCAAAGGTACTGGAGGAGCTGGGCTTTGCAGACGGTATTCTCTTTGGTTCACCGACTATCGTTGGAGAAGCATTAAAGCCAATCTGGGATTTAACTACTTCCATTTTTGCGGGAACTCATGGCGGTAAGCTGGCAAGCGCTTTCGGAAGCTACGGATGGAGCGGCGAGGCTGTACCTCATTTAATCGAAAGACTGAAACAGTTAAAGATGAGAGTGCCGGATGAAGGCTTCCGTGTAAAATTCAAACCGGGAGAAGATAATTTAATCGATGCTTATGACTATGGATATAATTTCGGATGTCTTCTTCAGAATAAAGAGAATGTGAAGAAGGCAGCAGGAGCAAGAACGCTTGTAAAATGTCTTGTATGCGGAGAAATTTTTGACTCTTCTATGGAAATTTGTCCGGTATGCGGCGTTGGAAAAGAAAACTTTGTTGAAGTAGAGGTAGAAGAGAATACTTACCGCAATGATACAAAGGATTTCTATGTGGTTTTAGGCTCCGGCGCAGCAGGCTTTTACGCAGCTTCTGCTATTCGGGAAAGGGATAAAACAGGCTCTATTGTTATGGTATCCAATGAGCCATACCGTCCTTACAACCGCCCAATGCTGACAAAATCTCTTATGGCAGATTTGACAGAGGAGCAGATTGAAATTCAGAATGAAAAATGGTTCGAGGAGCAGAACATTCACCTTGTACTTGGAAAAGAGATTGAAGCCATTCATACAGATGCCAAAGAAGTGGTATTAGAAGGCGGCATGAAGCTGACTTATACAAAACTGGTTTATGCTCTTGGCTCAGAAAGCTTTATTCCTCCAATTCCGGGACATGACAAAGAAGGCGTAGCAGCTATTCGCCGTCTGGAGGACACCAGAAAGATTGACAAGATGTTGCCGGAAGTAAAAAATGTTGTGGTAATCGGCGGCGGCGTTTTAGGACTGGAAGCAGCGTGGGAGCTGAAAAAAGCAAAATGCAACGTAACTGTATTAGAGCTTGCTCCAAAGCTTATGGCACGTCAGCTTGACGATGCGGCAGGTGATATGCTGAAGCTTATCAGTGAAAATCAGGGTATCCAAATTCATACAGGCGTTCAGATTGAAGAAATTCAGGGCGACAGTCATGTAACAGGTGTAAAACTGGGAAGCGGAGAAGTTATTCCGGCAGAGCTGGTAATTATGTCCTGCGGTGTTCGCGCAAATACACAACTGGCAAAAGAAGCAGGCATTGAAATTGACAGAGGCGTGATTGTAAACGAGAAAATGGAAACAAATGTTTTCGGTATTTATGCTTGCGGCGACTGTGCTCAGTATAACAATATCAATTATGCAATCTGGCCACAGGCAGTAGAGCAGGGTAAAGTTGCAGGTGCAAGCGCAGCAGGTGATGAAGCCGTGTATGAAACAGTTCCGGCTGCTCTCAGCTTCCACGGAATGAAGACAGCGCTCTTTGCAGCAGGCGATAATGGCAAAAATCCAAATCTTATTTACAAAACAGTTGAATTTAAAGATATGGGTAAAAAACAGTACCGCAAATATTATTTCTTAAATAACAGACTTTGCGGCGTTATCCTTATCGGAGATGTAAGCCGCATGGCAGAGCTGACACAGGCATTGGAAAAACACAGCTCTTACAAAGAAATGATGAAATAAAAGATACGAGGTATCAGAATATGGGCAATTCTTCATTTATGGAAAGAAATGGGGATTGCCCATTTTTTCTGTAAGAGGTATACTAAAATGGAATAAATTTTAGAAAAGAGGATGGATATGGGAGAGCGTCTTACTGAAAATGATGTAAAGAAAATTCAGGCAGAAATAGAGTATAGAAAGCTGACTGTCCGCAAAGAAGCCATTGAGGCAGTGAAGGAGGCGAGAGCACAGGGGGATTTAAGCGAAAACTTTGAGTATTATGCGGCAAAGAAGGATAAAAACAAAAACGAGAGCCGTATTCGTTATCTGGAAAGAATGTTAAAGACAGCAGAAATTGTTTCCGAGGACTCAAAAGCAGATGAAGCAGGAATGAATAATGTGATTGAAGTGTACTTTGAGGATGATGATGAAACAGAAACCTATAAGCTGGTAACTTCTATCAGGGGAAATTCTCTGGATAATAAAATCAGTATTGAGTCGCCTCTTGGCAAGGCAATTTTAGGACATCGGGAAGGGGACAGAGTTTGGGTAAAAATCAATGAAAGCGCGGGCTACTATATTGTCATTAAGAAAATTTTGAAAAATACGGATGACACAGAAGATGAGATTAAAAGCTTTTAAAATTTTACATAGATTTAACATAACCCCCTAGAAATATTTATATAAACTTTATATAATGAGGAAAAAACCAAAGAATATAAGAGACAAAAGGAGAACAGAATGGACTTTTTTAGTGTTTTAAGTATGATTGGAGGTCTGGCGCTTTTCCTGTATGGAATGCACGTTATGGGAGACGGACTTTCCAAGGTTTCCGGTGGGAAAATGGAAAAGATTTTAGAGGGACTTACTTCCAATCCTTTAAAAGCAGTAGGGCTGGGCGCATTGGTAACGGCAGTTATTCAGTCATCTTCTGCAACTACGGTTATGGTGGTGGGATTTGTAAACTCCGGTATTATGAAGTTATCTCAGGCAGTGGGCGTAATTATGGGTGCAAATATCGGTACAACCATTACGTCTTGGATTTTGAGTCTTTCCGGAATTGAAAGCGACAGCTTTTTTATTCAGATGTTTAAGCCTACATCTTTTTCACCTATTTTGGCGATTATCGGTGTAGCTTTTCTGTTGTTTGCAAAAAGTGAAAAAAAGAAAGATATCGGTACGATTTTCCTTGGATTTGCAGTGCTGATGTTTGGTATGGACAGCATGAGTGCAGCAGTAAAACCATTGGCAGACGTACCGGAATTTACCGGAATTTTAACAGCATTTTCCAATCCGCTTTTAGGTATGCTGGCAGGCGCTCTGCTTACTGCGGTTATTCAGAGTTCTTCTGCATCCGTAGGTATTTTACAGGCGCTTTGCGTGACAGGAGCGGTAAGCTACGGCGTGGCAATTCCGATTATTTTAGGACAGAATATCGGTACTTGTGTAACTGCTCTGTTATCCGCTATCGGAGCAAAGAAAAATGCCAAAAGGGCAGCTATGGTACATTTGTATTTTAATATTATCGGTACAACCGTGTTCCTCATTGTATTTTACGGTTTAAATATGGTACTGCATTTCGAATTTTTGGGACAGGCGGCAGATGCGGCAGGTATTGCCGTTGCACATAGTGCATTTAATATATTTGCCACTGCTATTTTGCTTCCATTCTCATCAGGACTGGAGAAGCTGGCATGTCTTACTATCCGTGACGAGGAAGAAACAGAGCCTCAGTCTGAAGCAGCACAGCTTCTGGACGTACGTTTCTTGGAAAAACCGGCATTTGCTATGGAGCAGAGCCGTAATGCAGCGAAAAAAATGGCTGAAGCATCCAAAGAGTCTTTATTTACAGCATTATCCATGCTGGGAGATTACAGAGAGGCAGATGCAGAAAGAGTTGTTGCGGAAGAAAATAATGTGGATGAATACGAGGATGCTTTGGGAAGTTATCTTGTAAAATTAGGTCAGAAGGATTTAAATGTTCATGACAGCAGAGATTTATCCATTATTCTTCATTGTATCGGTGATTTTGAGAGAATTTCCGACCATGCCGTCAACATTATGGAGTCAGCAAAAGAGCTTCATGAGAAAGACCTTCGATTTTCTGAAAAAGCGCTGGAAGAGTTAAAGGTGATTTCAAAAGCAGTTGTAGATATTGTCAATATTTCTTATGACGTATTTGAAAACACAAATATTGAAAGTGCGAAAAAGGTAGAACCGCTGGAAGAAATTATCGATGAATTAAACAAAGAATTAAAATCACGTCATGTCAGACGATTAAGAGAAGGTAAATGTACCATTGAACAGGGATTTATCTTATCTGACATTACGACAAGCTTAGAGCGAATTGCAGACCACTGCTCCAATATTGCCGTTTGTATTTTGCAGGTGGCAGAGGACAGCTTCGATACACACAGCTACTTAAATGCAATAAAAAAAGAGGATAATGCAACCTTCCAGAGAAGAATGGAAGAAACAAGAAAGCAGTATCCACTGCCGTAACAGGGGAAGATGAGGAAGATACATGATTTATTGTGTAGAAGATGAACGAAATATCAGAGAGCTTCTGGTATATACCCTTGGAACTACCGGCTTTGAAGCAAAAGGCTTTGGAGACGGCAAGGAGTTTAAAAAGGCTTTAAAGGAAGAGCTTCCTGAGCTGATTTTATTGGATATTATGCTTCCGGGAGAAGATGGATACACTCTTTTGGAAGAGCTGAAAAAAGAACCCAGTACCAGTGAAATTCCTGTGATTATGGTGACTGCCAAGGAAGCGGAATATGACAAGGTACGGGGGCTGGAGGGCGGAGCAGATGATTACATCACAAAGCCTTTCGGAATGATGGAGTTTTTGGCAAGAGTCAAAGCAGTTCTTCGAAGAAGCAAAAAACATTCCTCCAAGAAGGAGTATCATTATAAAACCCTGACCGTAAATGTAGAACGTCATCAGGTCTTTGACAATGACAGAGCCGTGGAGCTGACGCTAAAGGAATTTGAGCTTTTGCGTTATCTGGTGGAAAATAAGGGCATTGTTTTAAGTCGTGATGAAATTTTAGAGAAAATATGGGGTTATGAATGTGCGGGAGAGACAAGAACCGTAGATGTACATATCAGAACTCTCAGACAAAAGCTGGGTG
The DNA window shown above is from Blautia hansenii DSM 20583 and carries:
- a CDS encoding translation factor GTPase family protein: METNRLAVGILAHVDAGKTTLAEAILYHTGSIRKVGRVDHQDAFLDTYALEKERGITIFSKQAGFQLKEKEIALLDTPGHVDFSAEMERTLQVLDYAVLVVSGADGVQGHVQTLWKLLKEYEIPVFLFINKMDQEGTDRGKLLFEVQNRLDKGCVDFTFAKENSSEFLEELAVCDEHVLEKYLEQGEVSTADIQEMIRKRQVFPCYFGSALKLQGIQEFLEGLDVYTKCPEYGEAFAARVFKISRDEKGNRLTHLKVTGGTLKVKQIVQGKDWEEKANQIRVYDGAGFSAVNEALAGSVCAVTGLSRTFAGECLGEEQMGKEPVLTPVLTYEIQLPQGCDVHNMLKNLRELEEEEPLLHILWNEQLGEIHVQVMGEVQIEILKSMIQERFGVSVEFGSGNIVYKETIENKVEGIGHFEPLRHYAEVHLLLEPLERGMGLEFASGCSEDMLDRNWQRLVLTHLEEKAHRGVLTGSEITDMKITLIAGKAHTKHTEGGDFRQATYRAVRQGLKKANSILLEPVYEYRLEVPQDMIGRAMTDIQKMYGSFDSPKTEGEMCVLTGEAPVVTMRGYQREVISYTRGTGRLFCSLKGYETCHNTEEVLAEMNYNSENDLENPTGSVFCSHGAGFHVSWDKVDEYAHIDTGWVKAKKKNTEEVPRTSFSQIRLDEQELEEIFTRTYGPIKRERNGFQKTSRTVTAKAGESRPVKKQPEKEYLLVDGYNIIFAWEDLNELAKVNIEAARSKLMDILCNYQGYKKCTLILVFDAYKVEGNQGSIQKYHNIHVVYTKEAETADQYIEKTVHEIGRKYHVTVATSDAMEQVIILGQGASRMSAKNLLEEIGYMKEEIREFYIEKQKKSGTYLFDNLPEEWTEFMEDVRLGRKKFE
- a CDS encoding FAD-dependent oxidoreductase; this translates as MESLKLRENFYWTGIVDDNLRVFDIIMYTEFGTTYNSYVMKAGDKTVLFETAKAKFFDEYLEKLKELTDVTKIDYLVVSHTEPDHAGSVEKLLEINPGMKIIATGCAVNFLKEIVNGEFTAIVVKDNQEMKIGDKTLKFLVVPNLHWPDTMYTYIEEEQILVTCDSFGSHYGFHDILVSKVTDHEGYMRATKYYFDNIIGPFKPYMKKALDRVRKLDISMICTGHGPVLDARIDFMLDTYEEWCTVVNPNPRKTVIIPYVSAYGYTKQLAETIAKGIEESGDIDVRCYDMVEAEQAKVLEELGFADGILFGSPTIVGEALKPIWDLTTSIFAGTHGGKLASAFGSYGWSGEAVPHLIERLKQLKMRVPDEGFRVKFKPGEDNLIDAYDYGYNFGCLLQNKENVKKAAGARTLVKCLVCGEIFDSSMEICPVCGVGKENFVEVEVEENTYRNDTKDFYVVLGSGAAGFYAASAIRERDKTGSIVMVSNEPYRPYNRPMLTKSLMADLTEEQIEIQNEKWFEEQNIHLVLGKEIEAIHTDAKEVVLEGGMKLTYTKLVYALGSESFIPPIPGHDKEGVAAIRRLEDTRKIDKMLPEVKNVVVIGGGVLGLEAAWELKKAKCNVTVLELAPKLMARQLDDAAGDMLKLISENQGIQIHTGVQIEEIQGDSHVTGVKLGSGEVIPAELVIMSCGVRANTQLAKEAGIEIDRGVIVNEKMETNVFGIYACGDCAQYNNINYAIWPQAVEQGKVAGASAAGDEAVYETVPAALSFHGMKTALFAAGDNGKNPNLIYKTVEFKDMGKKQYRKYYFLNNRLCGVILIGDVSRMAELTQALEKHSSYKEMMK
- a CDS encoding GreA/GreB family elongation factor translates to MGERLTENDVKKIQAEIEYRKLTVRKEAIEAVKEARAQGDLSENFEYYAAKKDKNKNESRIRYLERMLKTAEIVSEDSKADEAGMNNVIEVYFEDDDETETYKLVTSIRGNSLDNKISIESPLGKAILGHREGDRVWVKINESAGYYIVIKKILKNTDDTEDEIKSF
- a CDS encoding Na/Pi cotransporter family protein; this translates as MDFFSVLSMIGGLALFLYGMHVMGDGLSKVSGGKMEKILEGLTSNPLKAVGLGALVTAVIQSSSATTVMVVGFVNSGIMKLSQAVGVIMGANIGTTITSWILSLSGIESDSFFIQMFKPTSFSPILAIIGVAFLLFAKSEKKKDIGTIFLGFAVLMFGMDSMSAAVKPLADVPEFTGILTAFSNPLLGMLAGALLTAVIQSSSASVGILQALCVTGAVSYGVAIPIILGQNIGTCVTALLSAIGAKKNAKRAAMVHLYFNIIGTTVFLIVFYGLNMVLHFEFLGQAADAAGIAVAHSAFNIFATAILLPFSSGLEKLACLTIRDEEETEPQSEAAQLLDVRFLEKPAFAMEQSRNAAKKMAEASKESLFTALSMLGDYREADAERVVAEENNVDEYEDALGSYLVKLGQKDLNVHDSRDLSIILHCIGDFERISDHAVNIMESAKELHEKDLRFSEKALEELKVISKAVVDIVNISYDVFENTNIESAKKVEPLEEIIDELNKELKSRHVRRLREGKCTIEQGFILSDITTSLERIADHCSNIAVCILQVAEDSFDTHSYLNAIKKEDNATFQRRMEETRKQYPLP
- a CDS encoding response regulator transcription factor — encoded protein: MIYCVEDERNIRELLVYTLGTTGFEAKGFGDGKEFKKALKEELPELILLDIMLPGEDGYTLLEELKKEPSTSEIPVIMVTAKEAEYDKVRGLEGGADDYITKPFGMMEFLARVKAVLRRSKKHSSKKEYHYKTLTVNVERHQVFDNDRAVELTLKEFELLRYLVENKGIVLSRDEILEKIWGYECAGETRTVDVHIRTLRQKLGDSGFLIETVRGVGYRIGDSQ